From Rutidosis leptorrhynchoides isolate AG116_Rl617_1_P2 chromosome 3, CSIRO_AGI_Rlap_v1, whole genome shotgun sequence, a single genomic window includes:
- the LOC139900540 gene encoding uncharacterized protein — protein MYVLSSLIKGAIGALDGTLVHAIVPAKQQSAYRGRGGGRCYQNVLGICDFNMVFTYVWAGWEGIAHDSRVLNEVLYNPTSGFPIPPPNKYYVCDAAYANTRGFLAPYRNIRYWLADIRRRRALTSEEKFIHGHAQLRNVIERAYGVLKERFPILREMAPYSFPVQRNVVIACFAIHNFIRKWNIHDELFMECDENDEENEGDEDVEEHVDGGEDEPESQGDAQSAQYMSNLRDEIASNI, from the exons ATGTATGTTCTTTCTTCTTTAATTAAGGGAGCGATAGGTGCACTAGATGGGACTCTTGTACATGCGATTGTTCCTGCTAAGCAACAAAGTGCTTATAGAGGGCGAGGTGGTGGACGATGTTATCAAAATGTTTTAGGGATATGTGACTTCAATATGGTATTTACATATGTGTGGGCTGGATGGGAAGGCATAGCTCATGATTCAAGAGTACTAAATGAAGTTTTATACAATCCCACTTCCGGTTTTCCAATTCCTCCACCAA ATAAGTATTATGTATGTGATGCTGCATATGCAAATACTCGTGGGTTTTTAGCTCCATATCGTAACATAAGATATTGGTTGGCTGATATTCGACGTCGTCGTGCTTTAACtagcgaagaaaaatttattcatGGACATGCACAACTTAGAAATGTCATTGAACGTGCTTACGGAGTTTTGAAAGAAAGATTTCCAATTCTAAGAGAGATGGCTCCTTATTCATTCCCGGTTCAAAGAAATGTGGTAATTGCGTGTTTTGCGATACATAATTTTATTAGAAAGTGGAATATCCATGATGAGCTTTTCATGGAATGCGACGAGAATGATGAAGAGAATGAAGGAGACGAAGACGTAGAAGAACATGTAGATGGTGGGGAAGACGAACCCGAATCACAAGGGGATGCTCAAAGTGCGCAATACATGTCAAATTTGCGTGATGAAATTGCAAGCAATATATGA